In Luteitalea sp. TBR-22, one genomic interval encodes:
- a CDS encoding GlsB/YeaQ/YmgE family stress response membrane protein: MGILGWIVFGLVIGALAKLVMPGRDPGGIIVTMLLGIVGSLLGGFLGQALGLYGPNDAAGFFMSLLGAVVVLAIYRMAMGRGRHTITT; encoded by the coding sequence ATGGGTATTCTTGGCTGGATTGTGTTCGGTTTGGTGATCGGTGCGCTGGCAAAGCTCGTGATGCCCGGGCGAGACCCCGGCGGCATCATCGTGACGATGCTGCTCGGCATCGTCGGGTCGTTGCTGGGCGGTTTCCTCGGTCAGGCACTCGGCCTGTACGGGCCCAACGACGCGGCAGGCTTCTTCATGTCGCTGCTCGGTGCGGTGGTCGTCCTGGCCATCTACCGCATGGCGATGGGACGCGGTCGCCACACCATCACGACCTGA
- a CDS encoding sigma-54-dependent Fis family transcriptional regulator, giving the protein MVTERIVGSTTGLASVLERVGMVSRSNAPVLLFGETGTGKEVVARLIHQESSFRLGPFRRVNCGAIPPELIDSELFGHEKGAFTGALTQRQGWFEQADGGTLFLDEVGELSLPAQVRLLRVVQDGEVVRVGGDRPVRVKVRLIAATHRDLPEMVEAHAFRDDLYYRLAVFPVVIPPLRDRPDDIREFAEYFARRASDRFGVRPVPVTDEHERLLREYRWPGNVREMSAVMDRAVLLGQGRSLEIAAALGRGGPSRSVSPEVAAALAPAGRIVPLDEAIRRHIEAALAETRGRIEGPDGAARLLKVNPHTLRARMRKLGIAWSTYRER; this is encoded by the coding sequence GTGGTCACAGAGCGAATTGTCGGGAGCACGACGGGCCTGGCCAGCGTGCTCGAGCGGGTCGGCATGGTGTCGCGCAGCAACGCTCCCGTGTTGCTGTTTGGCGAGACCGGCACCGGCAAGGAAGTGGTGGCGCGCCTCATCCACCAGGAGTCGTCCTTCAGGCTCGGGCCCTTTCGCCGCGTGAACTGTGGTGCGATCCCGCCCGAGCTGATCGACTCGGAACTCTTCGGGCATGAAAAGGGCGCCTTCACGGGGGCCCTCACCCAGCGGCAGGGCTGGTTCGAGCAGGCTGACGGCGGCACCCTGTTCCTCGACGAGGTGGGGGAGTTGTCGCTTCCGGCGCAGGTGCGTCTGCTCCGGGTCGTGCAGGACGGCGAGGTGGTGCGTGTCGGCGGTGACCGGCCCGTCCGCGTGAAGGTGCGCCTGATCGCCGCGACCCACCGCGATCTCCCCGAGATGGTCGAGGCTCACGCCTTCCGCGACGACCTCTACTACCGCCTCGCGGTCTTCCCGGTGGTGATCCCGCCGCTGCGCGATCGCCCCGACGACATCCGCGAGTTCGCCGAGTACTTCGCGCGTCGCGCCTCGGATCGCTTCGGCGTGCGTCCGGTGCCCGTGACCGACGAACACGAACGACTCCTGCGCGAGTATCGCTGGCCGGGCAACGTGCGCGAGATGTCGGCCGTGATGGATCGCGCCGTGCTGCTCGGGCAGGGGCGCTCGCTCGAGATCGCGGCGGCGCTCGGCCGAGGCGGCCCGTCGAGGAGCGTGTCGCCCGAAGTCGCGGCCGCACTCGCGCCGGCCGGCCGCATCGTCCCGCTCGACGAGGCCATTCGTCGCCACATCGAGGCGGCGCTGGCCGAGACACGTGGTCGCATCGAAGGCCCGGACGGTGCCGCCCGGTTGCTCAAGGTCAACCCCCACACGCTGCGAGCCCGCATGCGCAAGCTCGGCATCGCCTGGTCGACTTACAGGGAACGCTGA
- a CDS encoding chromate transporter — translation MQAHTSPATPATADAIHVPAWQFYLYFLRLGATGFGGPIALAGFMQRDLVEQKRWISREDYTDGLALAQLAPGPLAAQLAIYLGYVRGGRVGATIVAACFILPSFLMVWALSVAYVRFGGLPWMQALFYGIGAVVIGVIARSAQKLTALTLGRSPLLWAIFGVMAITTAWTEREIAWMFIAAGVLTTLIATWRMAREERQLDASGAGLFALASAPLATAAVPPTLTTVFWVFVKAGAFVFGSGLAIVPFLYGEIVQVQGWLTDRQFLDAVAVAMITPGPVVITVAFIGYLAAGTWGMTAAAVGVFLPVYVFVVLPAPYFRKHRSQPQIKGFVDGVSAAATGAIAGAAWVLATRALVDAWTVLLAVTAFVVLWRWKVSELWLIAGGALVGLLVAGAARS, via the coding sequence ATGCAGGCACACACGTCCCCGGCCACGCCCGCGACCGCTGACGCGATCCACGTCCCGGCGTGGCAGTTCTACCTGTACTTCCTCCGGCTCGGCGCCACCGGCTTCGGCGGCCCGATCGCCCTTGCGGGCTTCATGCAGCGGGATCTGGTGGAGCAGAAGCGCTGGATCTCGCGCGAGGACTACACCGACGGCCTGGCGCTCGCGCAGCTGGCGCCCGGCCCGCTGGCCGCGCAGTTGGCCATCTACCTCGGCTACGTGCGCGGCGGCAGGGTCGGCGCGACCATCGTCGCGGCGTGCTTCATCCTGCCGTCCTTCCTGATGGTCTGGGCCCTGTCGGTCGCCTACGTCAGGTTCGGCGGCCTCCCGTGGATGCAGGCGCTGTTCTACGGCATCGGCGCCGTGGTGATCGGCGTGATCGCACGGTCGGCCCAGAAGCTGACCGCGCTGACGCTGGGACGCAGCCCGCTGCTCTGGGCGATCTTCGGGGTGATGGCAATCACCACGGCATGGACGGAGCGGGAGATCGCCTGGATGTTCATCGCGGCAGGCGTCCTCACCACGCTGATCGCGACCTGGCGCATGGCCCGGGAGGAGCGGCAGTTGGACGCCTCGGGCGCCGGCCTGTTCGCGCTCGCGTCGGCTCCCCTGGCCACGGCTGCCGTGCCCCCGACCCTCACCACGGTGTTCTGGGTGTTCGTCAAGGCCGGCGCGTTCGTGTTCGGCAGCGGCCTGGCGATCGTCCCCTTCCTGTACGGCGAGATCGTGCAGGTGCAGGGCTGGCTGACCGATCGGCAGTTCCTCGACGCGGTGGCGGTGGCGATGATCACGCCCGGCCCCGTGGTGATCACGGTGGCCTTCATCGGCTACCTCGCGGCCGGCACGTGGGGCATGACCGCGGCGGCGGTGGGCGTCTTCCTGCCGGTGTACGTGTTCGTGGTGCTCCCTGCGCCCTACTTCCGGAAGCACCGGTCACAGCCGCAGATCAAGGGCTTCGTCGACGGCGTGTCGGCTGCGGCCACCGGGGCGATCGCCGGCGCCGCCTGGGTGCTCGCGACACGGGCGCTGGTCGACGCGTGGACCGTGCTGCTCGCGGTGACCGCCTTCGTCGTGCTGTGGCGCTGGAAGGTCTCCGAGTTGTGGCTCATCGCCGGTGGCGCGCTGGTCGGCCTGCTCGTGGCAGGTGCCGCGCGGTCCTGA
- a CDS encoding TonB-dependent receptor, with translation MVQTPYFPFVQATSRRHRAAFHVLSVLIVGISTLVGSEVGAQVANTDGGSAAPQASQAIAGATLPSITGVVRDTAGLPMPGVVARVLTEGGQGVGEAISDENGVFRIDVRRAGRYQVQVTLEGFEPVTRPVDASMGGIVSVDVALEPRMSEMVVVAARRMDEALQAAPMTGSVVEGEQLNDAGAFNVNRLRELVPTVQFFSTNPRNSSVSIRGLGLPFGLTNDGIEPAVGMYVDGVFFARSAAATLDLVDVERIEVLRGPQGAGFGRNTTAGAISVVSRRPSFTREFDAEVTAGSLGFAQVKSSVNVPLGARLSTRFAFSGTSRDGLLYNTTTRSGLNEMNNVGGRGQVLYAPTDGFAMVLAADHTRQRPQGFAQVVAGVAPTLRPANRQFPQIIADLNYTPPSYNAFDRLTDADTPHRSNQDLGGTSLTMEKRLGSAKLTSITAWRYWNWDPSNDRDFLGLPVTTVSANPSKQRQFTQEVRYTTPLTSKIAFSGGVFAFHQSIDSDGRQEHGSAAARFLLPPTQAALTPGLLDGYGQVADIQSSSTAAALFGQAEWSVTDRLTLIPGIRLNHDRKSLDYDSQVYGGLQTTDPVLIALQRSVLAPQQYAADVRDTNVTGQFTARYLLAGTTHVFGTVSTAVKPIGLNMNGVPVDSTGAPIVSAATVLPERVRHAEGGIKTEPWRGVRLNLSVFNTDVHDFQANVVNADVGVLRGYLANADLVRVRGVEFDGAAEITSAVSVFGAAAWTDARYARFTDAPAPLEETGGPLAKDISGSRLPGVPEWALTFGVEARRGATLFSQSGELFVAGDTSYRTEFSSSATPSLYLNVPAYALANLRAGYRWGNGWMVSVWCRNAFDTDYLELLSAAPGNSGLYVGMPGEPRTWGVTLRMALRSPGRP, from the coding sequence ATGGTACAGACACCTTATTTCCCCTTTGTTCAGGCGACCTCGCGGCGCCATCGGGCCGCCTTCCACGTCCTCTCGGTCCTCATCGTCGGCATATCGACACTGGTCGGCAGCGAGGTGGGCGCACAAGTGGCGAACACTGACGGCGGTTCGGCAGCCCCGCAGGCATCACAGGCCATCGCGGGCGCGACCCTCCCGAGCATCACGGGCGTCGTGCGCGACACCGCCGGGCTGCCGATGCCCGGCGTCGTGGCGCGCGTGCTGACCGAGGGCGGCCAGGGCGTCGGCGAGGCCATCAGCGACGAGAACGGCGTGTTCCGGATCGACGTGCGTCGGGCCGGCCGCTACCAGGTGCAGGTCACCCTCGAGGGGTTCGAGCCGGTGACCCGCCCCGTGGACGCCTCGATGGGCGGCATCGTCTCGGTGGACGTCGCCCTCGAGCCGCGGATGTCGGAGATGGTGGTGGTCGCCGCGCGACGCATGGACGAGGCGCTGCAGGCCGCGCCGATGACCGGGTCGGTGGTCGAGGGCGAGCAGCTCAACGACGCTGGCGCCTTCAACGTCAACCGTCTGCGCGAGCTCGTGCCGACGGTGCAGTTCTTCTCCACCAATCCCCGCAACTCCTCGGTGAGCATCCGCGGCCTCGGCCTGCCGTTCGGATTGACCAACGACGGCATCGAGCCGGCGGTGGGCATGTACGTCGACGGCGTGTTCTTCGCGCGGTCGGCGGCGGCCACGCTCGACCTCGTGGACGTCGAGCGGATCGAGGTGTTGCGAGGTCCGCAGGGCGCCGGTTTCGGCCGCAACACGACGGCCGGAGCGATCAGCGTGGTCAGTCGTCGTCCGAGCTTCACGCGCGAGTTCGACGCCGAGGTGACCGCCGGGTCGCTGGGCTTCGCGCAGGTCAAGTCCAGCGTCAACGTCCCGCTCGGCGCCCGGCTGTCGACCCGGTTCGCCTTCTCGGGCACCAGCCGTGACGGCCTGCTCTACAACACGACGACGCGCAGCGGGCTGAACGAGATGAACAACGTCGGCGGGCGCGGGCAGGTGCTGTACGCGCCGACCGACGGCTTCGCGATGGTGCTGGCCGCCGATCACACGCGCCAGCGTCCGCAGGGCTTCGCCCAGGTGGTCGCCGGTGTCGCGCCGACGCTGCGTCCGGCCAATCGCCAGTTCCCGCAGATCATCGCCGACCTGAACTACACGCCGCCGTCCTACAACGCCTTCGATCGCCTGACCGACGCCGACACGCCGCATCGCTCGAACCAGGACCTCGGCGGCACGTCGCTGACGATGGAGAAGCGACTCGGGTCGGCCAAGCTCACTTCGATCACCGCGTGGCGCTACTGGAACTGGGACCCGTCCAACGACCGCGACTTCCTCGGCCTGCCCGTGACGACGGTCTCGGCCAACCCGTCGAAGCAGCGGCAGTTCACCCAGGAGGTCCGCTACACGACGCCGTTGACGAGCAAGATCGCCTTCTCGGGCGGCGTGTTCGCCTTCCACCAGTCGATCGACTCCGACGGCCGCCAGGAGCACGGCTCGGCCGCCGCGCGCTTCCTGCTGCCGCCGACCCAGGCCGCCCTCACGCCCGGCCTGCTCGACGGCTACGGTCAGGTCGCCGACATCCAGTCCTCGTCGACGGCGGCCGCGCTCTTCGGCCAGGCCGAATGGTCGGTCACCGACCGGCTCACGCTGATCCCCGGCATCCGCCTCAATCACGACCGCAAGTCGCTCGACTACGACAGCCAGGTGTACGGCGGCCTGCAGACCACCGATCCGGTGCTGATCGCGCTGCAGCGCTCGGTGCTCGCTCCCCAGCAGTACGCGGCAGACGTCCGCGACACCAACGTCACCGGGCAGTTCACCGCGCGGTACCTGCTTGCGGGCACGACGCACGTCTTCGGCACGGTGTCGACGGCCGTCAAGCCGATCGGCCTGAACATGAACGGCGTCCCGGTCGACAGCACCGGCGCGCCGATCGTCAGCGCGGCCACGGTGCTGCCCGAACGCGTGCGCCACGCGGAGGGCGGCATCAAGACCGAGCCCTGGCGCGGCGTGCGCCTCAACCTCTCGGTGTTCAACACCGACGTGCACGATTTCCAGGCCAACGTGGTCAATGCCGACGTCGGCGTGCTGCGCGGGTACCTGGCCAACGCCGACCTGGTGCGGGTGCGGGGCGTGGAATTCGACGGCGCCGCCGAGATCACCAGTGCCGTATCGGTGTTCGGCGCGGCCGCCTGGACCGACGCGCGGTACGCCCGGTTCACCGACGCGCCCGCCCCGCTCGAGGAGACGGGTGGGCCGCTGGCCAAGGACATCTCGGGCAGCCGCCTGCCCGGCGTGCCCGAGTGGGCGCTCACCTTCGGCGTCGAGGCCCGTCGCGGCGCGACCCTGTTCTCGCAGTCCGGTGAGTTGTTCGTCGCCGGCGACACCAGCTACCGCACCGAGTTCTCGTCGAGCGCCACGCCGTCCCTCTACCTCAACGTGCCGGCGTACGCGCTGGCCAACCTGCGGGCGGGCTACCGCTGGGGCAACGGCTGGATGGTCTCGGTGTGGTGCCGCAATGCGTTCGACACCGATTACCTGGAACTGCTCTCGGCGGCCCCGGGCAACTCGGGACTCTACGTGGGCATGCCGGGCGAGCCCCGCACCTGGGGCGTCACGCTGCGCATGGCCCTCCGCTCGCCGGGGCGTCCATAG